A stretch of DNA from Streptomyces rubradiris:
GCTCGCCCCGTAGTTCCAGGCGTCCACGAAGGAGCGGGCGGTCACCTTCTCGCCGTTGGAGAAGATCCAGCCGTTTTTCAGGCGGACGGTGAAGGTGCGCGAGTCCCGGGTCTCGATGGACCGGGCCAGCCAGTCGCGGGCCTTGCCCGTTTTCGGGTCATATCGCTTCAGACCCCGGAAGATCATGTCGAGGACCTTGCCGCCCTGTACCTCGTTGGTGTTGGCCGGCTCCAGCGGGTTCTGCGGGTCGGCCCAGGAGGAGCTGAGCACCGCGCCGCCGTTGCCGCCGGCGCCCGCGCCCGCGCAGCCCGTGGCGGCGAGCACCAGGGCCGCCACCACGCAGGCGACCCGTCGGGCGTGCGTGCTGCGCCGCATGGCGTGCCTCCTCGTGAGCCGGAAATCGAGTACGGGTCGAGGGGACACATACCGCGCGCGGCTCCCGGGTACCGCCCGAAAAGACGGCCTTTAGGGGGACGCGTCATCCGATTGCAGGCACCCGGCACCCGACGACTGATGATCTTGACCATCCAGCGCAATAGATCTTCGCGTAACGATGCCGAAACGTTGGATTGGGACGGGGTGATGTACGCATGTCGACACTCCACCGTCCGCATATCGAACTTCTTGCCCGTTTAGCGTAGTTGGTCCGATGTGAAGCACGGATTGGTTACGGCGCGCTACCCGCGTAGCTACGGAATGGTCAAGTAAACGTAAAGAAGGTAAAGAGAAAACCAAGGCGTCCGAGAATTTATTGACCTTGAATGAATTGCGTTGAAAAAGTCCGGCGTAGCCCGTAGGGGAGCGCCCTGCGGAGTCATCAGACCCTCCCTTGGGCCAGGAGCACCATGACCCCTCCAACTCCATCCGCGGCTGCCCCGCTTGAGGTGACCGACGAGTCCGTGGTGAAGCCGAGCGCCGCCGACGGCTCGAAGGGCAGCGAAGGCCGTTCCCCGGGCCGGCTCGCCTGGAAGCGCTTCAAGCGCGACAAGACGGGCGTCATCTCGGCCTACATCGTGATCCTGTTCTTCGTGATCGCGATCGCCGCGCCGCTGATATCGAAGCTGTACGGCAAGGACCCGTACACCACTTACGCGAGCGAGAACCCGAGCCTGCTCAACGCCTTCTCGTACCCCGCGGGTCCCAACGGCGGCATGAGCTCGGAGTTCTGGTTCGGCGTCGAGCCGCAGCTCGGCCGCGACGTCTTCACCTTCCTGCTCTACGCGATCCGCACCTCCCTGGGCATCGCGGTCGCCGCCACCCTCCTGACCGTGTTCCTCGGCGTGGTCATCGGCGTCACCGCCGGCTACCTCGGCGGCAAGACGGACTACTTCGTGGGTCGGATCATCGACATCCTCCTGTCGTTCCCGTCCACCCTCTTCTTCATCGCGTTCATGCCGGTCGTGTACGGGCTCTTCATCGCCCCCGACGAGGACATCCCGACCTGGCTGCGGGCCACCGGTCTGATCATCGTCCTCGCGGCCTTCGGCTGGGCCTCCATCGCCCGGCTGCTGCGCGGCCAGGTACTCGGCCTGCGCGAACGGGAGTTCGTCGAGGCCGCCAAGGTCACGGGTGCTTCACCGAGGCGTATCGTCTTCAAGGAGCTGCTGCCGAACCTGTGGACGCCGATCATCATCCAGGGCACGCTGATGCTCCCGGCGTTCGTCACCGCTGAGGCGGGTCTCGCCTTCCTCGGTGTCGGCATGATCGACCCGACCCCGGACTGGGGCGTCATGATCCAGCGCGGTGCCATGTTCTACACCGAGGACATCACCTTCATGCTCTTCCCGGGCCTGTCCATGGTGATCTTCGTGCTCGCGTTCAACCTGCTCGGTGACTCGGTGCGTGACGCTCTCGACCCCAAGTCCAAGCGCTGACTCCGGTAGTCCAGAAGCACGGCAACGGCGCCAGGGTGCCGGTATCCCTCTCATCTCTCCCACTTTCCAAGGCAGGAAGTCATGTCCTTCTCCCGTAGAAACTTCCTCATCGCCACCGGCGTCGCCGCGGCGACGACCTCGGTGCTGAGCGCCTGCAGCAGCGGCAACGAGGGCGGCTCCGGGCAGAACGACGCCCCGAAGGTCAGCGGCTCGAAGACGACGTCCATCCCGGTCGGCTCCAAGGCCGACTCGACCGGTCCGGCGCCCGAGGTCAAGGGCGCGGTCAAGGGCGGAACGATCTACTCGCTCCAGCAGTTCGACATGGACCACATGGACCCCGCTCAGATCTACAACTCGACCGAGGCCGCCATCACCGTGCCGATCATGCGCGCGCTGACCGGCTACAAGCTGGACGACAAGGGCGGCGC
This window harbors:
- a CDS encoding ABC transporter permease translates to MTDESVVKPSAADGSKGSEGRSPGRLAWKRFKRDKTGVISAYIVILFFVIAIAAPLISKLYGKDPYTTYASENPSLLNAFSYPAGPNGGMSSEFWFGVEPQLGRDVFTFLLYAIRTSLGIAVAATLLTVFLGVVIGVTAGYLGGKTDYFVGRIIDILLSFPSTLFFIAFMPVVYGLFIAPDEDIPTWLRATGLIIVLAAFGWASIARLLRGQVLGLREREFVEAAKVTGASPRRIVFKELLPNLWTPIIIQGTLMLPAFVTAEAGLAFLGVGMIDPTPDWGVMIQRGAMFYTEDITFMLFPGLSMVIFVLAFNLLGDSVRDALDPKSKR